In one window of Amblyomma americanum isolate KBUSLIRL-KWMA chromosome 9, ASM5285725v1, whole genome shotgun sequence DNA:
- the LOC144105416 gene encoding uncharacterized protein LOC144105416: MAVLLTCALAVAHLCLGLAQAVSAFGEHKLHRDEVNAFKVFDLFQNGVAVYTSSHDPSLECVTANRSVYEPNKRVVYTWNLKGHRGSKKGKHVLEYLPGPRQDTVVAIQNGDTKHPRHVKFDYTNNKNCVVASFPYNGEVCILWVPKEYISEVPQECIDHYEDICDDEVPAYREDNCKNELDVD; encoded by the exons ATGGCTGTTCTGCTGACTTGTGCATTGGCGGTTGCCCATCTGTGTCTGGGGCTTGCACAGGCCGTCTCGGCCTTTGGAGAACACAAGCTGCACCGGGACGAAGTTAATGCTTTTAAG GTGTTCGACTTGTTCCAAAATGGAGTGGCGGTGTACACTTCGAGCCACGATCCCAGCCTCGAGTGCGTCACTGCCAATCGGTCGGTGTACGAGCCGAACAAGAGGGTCGTCTACACCTGGAACCTGAAAGGTCACAGGGGATCCAAAAA GGGCAAGCACGTACTTGAATACCTTCCTGGACCAAGGCAAGACACGGTAGTGGCCATTCAAAACGGTG ACACAAAGCACCCACGTCACGTGAAGTTTGATTACACCAACAACAAGAACTGCGTTGTCGCCTCCTTTCCGTACAATGGCGAGG tgtgCATATTGTGGGTTCCGAAAGAATACATTTCAGAAGTGCCGCAAGAATGCATCGACCACTATGAAGACATATGCGACGATGAAGTCCCCGcctaccgcgaagacaactgcAAGAACGAATTAGACGTTGATTAG
- the LOC144103624 gene encoding uncharacterized protein LOC144103624 — MPLLVTRALAAACLCLALIHTVSAFGEHRLHRDPVNAFKIFDLFPEAVAVYTSSHDPSLECLTAKRSLYQPNKRVAYTWSLKGHGGSQKGEHVLTYFPGPSKDTVIGIANRDTKHPLHVKYDYTNNKNCVVANFPYKGEVCILWVRSEVVADVPQECIDQYQDICSDKVPAYHEDQCKNDLDVN, encoded by the exons ATGCCCCTGCTGGTGACTCGCGCGCTCGCAGCCGCCTGTCTTTGTCTTGCCTTGATTCATACAGTGTCGGCGTTTGGAGAACACAGACTTCACCGGGACCCTGTCAATGCTTTCAAG ATATTTGACCTCTTCCCGGAAGCTGTGGCGGTGTACACTTCGAGCCACGATCCCAGCCTGGAGTGCTTGACTGCCAAACGCTCGCTGTACCAACCAAACAAGAGAGTCGCCTACACTTGGAGCCTGAAAGGTCATGGAGGGTCACAAAA GGGCGAGCATGTACTTACATACTTCCCGGGGCCAAGTAAGGACACCGTAATCGGCATCGCAAACCGCG ACACAAAGCATCCACTTCATGTGAAATATGATTACACCAACAACAAGAACTGCGTTGTTGCCAATTTTCCGTACAAGGGGGAAG TATGCATCTTGTGGGTCAGAAGTGAAGTAGTTGCAGATGTGCCACAGGAGTGCATCGACCAATATCAAGACATATGCAGCGATAAAGTTCCCGCCTATCACGAAGATCAGTGTAAGAACGATTTGGACGTCAATTAG